One window from the genome of Pseudalkalibacillus hwajinpoensis encodes:
- a CDS encoding DUF350 domain-containing protein: MGPFLLTFFYFIAAIVVVVVGLIVFELITTKYKDWEQIENGNTAVALSIGGKIIGICLILAFSIYHSSDVLETIIWGAYGVVLQLVAYYIFDFLTRRFSVEQKLSEGVVSVGILSMCVSIGLGLVVGASIT, translated from the coding sequence ATGGGGCCATTTCTATTAACATTTTTTTATTTTATAGCGGCGATTGTCGTTGTTGTTGTTGGATTGATTGTGTTTGAATTGATCACGACGAAATATAAGGACTGGGAACAGATTGAGAACGGGAACACGGCCGTTGCACTTTCAATAGGTGGTAAGATAATCGGGATTTGTTTAATACTAGCATTCTCTATTTACCATAGTTCGGATGTTCTCGAAACAATTATCTGGGGAGCGTATGGTGTAGTGCTTCAACTAGTTGCCTATTATATTTTCGATTTTCTTACTAGACGATTTTCAGTTGAACAGAAGCTTAGTGAAGGTGTCGTATCTGTAGGCATTCTATCGATGTGTGTTTCAATAGGACTAGGCTTAGTAGTAGGAGCATCAATTACGTAA
- a CDS encoding DUF4247 domain-containing protein, whose protein sequence is MKWLIGLLTAFILLLSACGITKDILEIVEDRYQLEDVVASSVDSNDTSKVYLAEEDISSVATYLKEQIKPNEVSELKEGKQILVYDDYIVTLEESDEPSNTLVEVATVGFVRDNYQPDFFDGLLAYYILDEILDVDDWGKKQKNRCQSASGNCYGGYGSTGGSYKGPATIPSFRGSNRGGGPGTGK, encoded by the coding sequence ATGAAATGGCTAATAGGATTGCTGACAGCATTCATTCTGCTCTTATCGGCATGTGGGATTACGAAGGATATTCTCGAAATTGTTGAAGACCGCTATCAGCTTGAAGATGTTGTAGCGAGTAGCGTGGATTCAAACGATACCTCAAAGGTCTATCTTGCTGAGGAAGATATTTCTTCTGTTGCCACCTATCTTAAGGAACAAATAAAGCCGAATGAAGTCAGTGAATTAAAAGAAGGTAAGCAAATTCTTGTTTATGATGACTATATCGTTACATTAGAAGAAAGTGATGAGCCATCAAACACACTAGTTGAAGTTGCGACAGTTGGCTTTGTGAGAGATAATTACCAGCCGGATTTCTTTGATGGGTTGCTAGCTTACTACATTCTTGATGAAATACTTGATGTAGACGACTGGGGCAAAAAGCAGAAGAACCGCTGTCAGAGCGCTAGCGGAAATTGTTATGGCGGTTATGGATCTACTGGAGGTTCATATAAAGGACCGGCCACGATTCCATCATTCCGAGGATCTAATCGTGGGGGCGGACCTGGAACAGGAAAATAA
- a CDS encoding PspA/IM30 family protein, which translates to MFKMFKRVKTIMSSELNAALDKAEDPVKMLEQFMRDMEADIREAETAVAKQISNEKMLKKKWDDANSMVTKRQGQAEKALQSDNDDLARRALQDKKDHEAKAETLKVSYERAKADADSLRSKLDEMKEEYRQMQLKKDSLKARAESAKTKTKINRAMSDIGGDDSKRGFERMEEKVLQYEAEAETSEDMRSKNRSLDDEFEALDKNNGIDDELAELKKKMGKE; encoded by the coding sequence ATGTTTAAAATGTTTAAAAGAGTAAAAACGATTATGTCTTCTGAATTAAACGCTGCACTTGATAAAGCGGAGGATCCCGTAAAAATGCTAGAGCAATTTATGAGGGATATGGAAGCGGATATAAGAGAAGCAGAAACCGCTGTTGCAAAACAAATCTCTAATGAAAAGATGTTAAAGAAAAAATGGGACGATGCTAATTCTATGGTGACTAAGCGTCAGGGGCAAGCTGAGAAAGCTCTCCAATCTGATAACGATGATCTTGCAAGAAGAGCGCTTCAGGATAAGAAAGACCATGAAGCCAAAGCGGAAACATTAAAGGTATCGTACGAAAGAGCAAAAGCTGACGCCGATTCTCTTCGCTCAAAACTAGATGAAATGAAAGAAGAATATCGTCAAATGCAGCTGAAGAAAGATAGTTTGAAAGCTCGAGCTGAGTCAGCTAAAACAAAAACAAAAATAAATCGCGCCATGTCTGATATTGGTGGTGATGATTCTAAACGAGGATTTGAGCGTATGGAAGAAAAGGTTCTTCAATATGAGGCAGAAGCAGAAACAAGTGAAGATATGCGTTCCAAAAATCGTTCGCTTGATGATGAGTTTGAGGCCCTCGATAAAAATAATGGAATCGATGATGAATTAGCTGAGCTAAAGAAAAAAATGGGGAAAGAATAA
- a CDS encoding MogA/MoaB family molybdenum cofactor biosynthesis protein: protein MSSEDHKKDAPSIRALIITVSDTRTVETDKSGDVIYSLLEDNSHMVGQRKIVKDEQEEIRHAIQKGIDDKGVDVVLLNGGTGISKRDVTYEVVEAILEKELAGFGELFRMISYTDDIGTPAMLSRAIGGVTGETAIFAMPGSSGAVKLAMSRLLLPELPHIVRELHK from the coding sequence ATGAGTTCAGAAGATCACAAAAAAGATGCGCCATCGATTCGAGCTCTCATTATAACAGTGAGTGATACAAGGACAGTTGAAACGGATAAAAGTGGAGATGTCATTTATTCCTTACTTGAAGATAACAGTCATATGGTTGGGCAAAGAAAAATTGTAAAAGATGAACAAGAAGAGATCCGCCATGCGATTCAAAAAGGTATAGATGATAAAGGCGTTGATGTTGTGCTTTTAAATGGTGGAACTGGAATATCCAAAAGAGATGTTACGTATGAAGTTGTTGAAGCTATACTCGAAAAGGAGCTTGCGGGATTTGGAGAACTATTCCGCATGATTAGCTATACAGATGATATTGGTACTCCAGCGATGCTTAGTAGAGCCATTGGTGGTGTGACAGGTGAAACGGCAATATTTGCTATGCCTGGGTCTTCAGGAGCAGTCAAATTAGCAATGTCGCGATTACTGCTACCGGAGTTGCCGCATATTGTCCGTGAGCTCCATAAATAA
- a CDS encoding DUF4178 domain-containing protein codes for MSFLSKFFGKKEEKKVEERTVFTIQVGDIITYDLEDYEVVGTLTYHNKGYKWQAYQLISGSSSIWLSVEMDDELELGIYRNVKEKISKPIPEEISIDSVTYYKEEHGYAKVTGNGRGSNLDGQEVEYYDFSNEDESSYLSIEVWGSEVEVSKGYAIEDYEIKILAGSK; via the coding sequence ATGAGTTTTTTATCAAAGTTTTTTGGAAAGAAAGAAGAGAAGAAGGTAGAAGAAAGAACGGTTTTTACGATTCAGGTAGGAGATATCATCACATATGATCTTGAGGATTATGAGGTTGTGGGGACGCTAACATATCATAATAAAGGTTACAAATGGCAAGCATACCAGTTAATCTCAGGATCATCTTCGATCTGGCTTAGTGTTGAAATGGATGATGAACTAGAGCTAGGCATTTATCGAAATGTAAAAGAAAAAATCTCGAAACCAATTCCTGAAGAAATAAGCATTGATTCCGTTACTTATTATAAAGAGGAACATGGTTACGCGAAGGTGACGGGCAATGGACGAGGAAGTAATCTAGATGGACAGGAAGTCGAATATTATGATTTTTCCAATGAAGATGAATCAAGTTATTTATCCATTGAAGTCTGGGGTTCCGAAGTAGAAGTGAGTAAAGGTTACGCGATTGAAGATTATGAAATCAAAATTCTTGCTGGAAGCAAATGA
- a CDS encoding EcsC family protein: MVWTDREQKRMNAIIQWEEEHFTHHATDVERTFQKWYDYQLNQLESPTKNRLYAVIDSALFHMHSLIQNSQSQVDASHRLLTDARLFDPRIEQIQDMKTLSIDHLVYIADQQIARQRMVSLAQGGLAGTGSFLLLGLDIPAVLAINLRTVQLIAMTYGYPVNYPSEMMIALKVFHMATLPKVLQEQAWKALEEEIKHEQTHPYFYEGPEEIADGNWLQGPMKQIIKGTVLMMLRKKVIQGIPLLGIAIGAGVNYRFARTVSETAHKFYQKRFLNELEKGDVG; the protein is encoded by the coding sequence ATGGTGTGGACAGATAGAGAACAAAAAAGAATGAACGCCATAATTCAATGGGAGGAAGAGCACTTTACGCATCATGCAACGGACGTAGAGCGCACTTTCCAGAAATGGTATGACTATCAGCTTAATCAGCTAGAGTCACCAACGAAAAACCGTTTGTATGCTGTAATTGATTCAGCTCTTTTTCATATGCATTCGCTTATACAAAACTCACAATCGCAAGTGGATGCCAGTCATCGATTGTTAACGGATGCAAGGTTATTTGATCCTAGAATTGAACAAATTCAGGATATGAAAACCCTCTCAATTGATCACCTTGTTTACATAGCAGATCAACAAATTGCCCGTCAGCGAATGGTATCATTGGCTCAAGGAGGACTTGCTGGAACGGGCAGTTTTCTACTGCTCGGTCTTGATATACCTGCTGTACTTGCTATTAACTTGCGTACCGTTCAGCTAATAGCGATGACATATGGCTATCCAGTAAACTATCCTTCCGAAATGATGATCGCTCTTAAAGTATTTCACATGGCAACATTACCGAAAGTGCTACAAGAACAAGCCTGGAAAGCGTTAGAGGAAGAGATAAAGCATGAGCAAACGCATCCTTATTTTTATGAAGGACCTGAAGAAATTGCAGACGGAAATTGGCTACAAGGGCCAATGAAGCAAATTATAAAGGGAACTGTTCTTATGATGTTAAGGAAAAAAGTAATTCAAGGAATACCGCTTCTTGGAATTGCCATTGGAGCGGGAGTGAACTATAGATTTGCGCGAACGGTAAGTGAAACCGCACATAAATTTTATCAGAAACGGTTCTTGAATGAGCTTGAAAAGGGGGACGTAGGATGA
- a CDS encoding acetate kinase codes for MAKIIAINAGSSSLKFQLLNMPEETVITKGLVERIGLDDAIFTIEVNGEKKEEITDIPDHAVAVKMLLDKLISFSIISSYDEIEGVGHRVVHGGEKFNDSALINEDVLAGIEKVSELAPLHNPANLVGIRAFREILPEVPSVAVFDTAFHQSMPEQSFLYSLPYEYYEDYGVRKYGFHGTSHQYVSERAAEMLGRPLDQLRLLSCHLGNGASIAAIQGGKSIDTSMGFTPLAGVTMGTRSGNIDPALIPFIMDKTGQTAEEVMNTLNKKSGLLGVSGFSSDLRDITSKAEAGNERAELALEVFTSRIHKYIGSYAARMSGLDAIIFTAGIGENSDAVRARVLRGLEFMGVYWDPALNKVKGKEAFINYPHSPVKVMIIPTNEEVVIARDTVRLSK; via the coding sequence ATGGCGAAAATAATCGCAATCAACGCCGGTAGTTCTTCGTTGAAGTTTCAACTATTAAATATGCCGGAAGAAACTGTTATCACTAAAGGACTCGTGGAGAGAATCGGCCTTGATGACGCCATTTTTACAATAGAAGTGAACGGTGAAAAGAAAGAAGAAATCACAGATATCCCTGATCACGCAGTAGCAGTTAAAATGCTTCTAGACAAGCTGATTAGCTTTTCAATCATTTCTTCTTACGATGAAATTGAAGGTGTTGGACACCGTGTTGTTCACGGTGGGGAGAAATTTAATGATTCTGCATTGATTAATGAAGATGTGCTTGCTGGAATAGAAAAAGTATCAGAGCTTGCACCATTGCATAATCCAGCAAACCTTGTAGGGATTCGCGCTTTCCGTGAAATTTTGCCAGAGGTTCCATCTGTAGCCGTATTTGATACAGCTTTCCATCAGTCAATGCCTGAACAATCATTCTTATATAGTTTGCCATACGAATATTATGAAGACTATGGTGTTCGTAAGTACGGTTTCCATGGTACTTCCCATCAGTATGTTTCAGAGAGAGCGGCAGAAATGCTTGGTCGCCCGCTTGATCAATTGCGTCTTCTTTCTTGCCACCTTGGTAACGGTGCGAGTATTGCAGCTATTCAAGGCGGAAAGTCAATTGATACATCAATGGGCTTCACTCCACTAGCTGGTGTAACAATGGGAACTCGTTCAGGTAACATTGACCCTGCTTTGATTCCATTTATTATGGACAAGACTGGTCAAACAGCAGAAGAAGTTATGAATACATTGAATAAGAAAAGTGGTCTTCTTGGAGTGTCTGGTTTCTCAAGTGATCTTCGCGATATCACTAGTAAAGCAGAAGCTGGAAATGAACGTGCTGAATTAGCACTAGAAGTCTTTACTTCTCGTATTCATAAATACATTGGGTCTTATGCTGCGCGCATGTCAGGACTAGACGCTATTATTTTCACAGCAGGTATCGGTGAAAATAGTGACGCAGTTCGTGCACGTGTACTTCGTGGCCTTGAATTTATGGGCGTATATTGGGATCCAGCTCTAAATAAGGTGAAGGGGAAAGAAGCTTTCATTAACTACCCTCACTCACCTGTCAAAGTAATGATTATTCCTACTAATGAGGAAGTAGTCATTGCGCGTGATACAGTTAGGCTTTCAAAATAA
- a CDS encoding purine-cytosine permease family protein — MSSLSKTSSTIQIERYGLESVPEKLRTTRWYEYAMIQMTVSVNAGNFLVPALAVLEGGLSFVWAVLATVFGASLAFLFVSYLSFPGARRGIPSQYAVRAFVGLKGAQYFASPVRTITSLYWFAVQTIGGTYMVVELMKRAFSIDLLFLPTSLFLASVMALLALIGFNAVKKATRYFLPLLFAGAVAMFFVYSQTPINGSSYSTVLSVKHGPELGSFFFFASLAFVQYVSGVSSSSDMARYAKSTQHAFWGIFSGNTIGFTLTALLGAYTASVASTWNPFLITSQQTQSPLLLILIFASALCSMIMINISNAYTGGYSLLNTFPSLGRVKSAVLLGCAAVILSGFPTFVNQAESFISLLGAFVIPLSAVIVTDFIIVKKGRFTSAMLQELSEKANLLNRPGFVAILIGLIFYIILPASYSPGFLSFFLTGGCYLAFRYFPVR; from the coding sequence ATGAGCAGTCTAAGCAAAACCTCTTCCACTATTCAAATTGAGCGTTATGGGCTTGAATCAGTCCCAGAAAAATTACGCACAACAAGATGGTATGAGTATGCCATGATTCAAATGACCGTTTCTGTCAATGCCGGTAACTTTCTCGTCCCAGCTCTCGCCGTCCTCGAAGGCGGCCTTAGTTTTGTATGGGCAGTTCTCGCCACTGTATTTGGAGCAAGTCTTGCATTTCTTTTCGTGTCTTACCTTTCTTTTCCAGGGGCACGTCGAGGTATCCCTTCACAGTATGCAGTAAGAGCTTTTGTTGGTCTGAAAGGAGCTCAATACTTCGCCTCTCCCGTAAGAACCATCACGTCGCTCTATTGGTTTGCTGTCCAAACCATTGGAGGTACTTATATGGTTGTAGAGCTGATGAAACGTGCTTTTTCAATCGACCTTCTTTTTCTACCAACATCTCTATTTCTCGCTTCAGTAATGGCTTTACTTGCATTAATAGGATTCAATGCCGTCAAAAAAGCCACAAGGTACTTTCTCCCTCTTCTATTTGCCGGAGCAGTTGCCATGTTTTTTGTGTATTCTCAGACTCCTATTAACGGGAGCAGTTACTCAACCGTTCTATCAGTTAAACACGGTCCTGAACTAGGCTCTTTCTTTTTCTTTGCCAGCCTCGCTTTTGTGCAGTATGTATCAGGTGTTAGTAGTTCTTCAGACATGGCAAGGTACGCAAAATCCACTCAGCATGCATTCTGGGGAATCTTCTCAGGAAATACGATTGGTTTCACATTAACAGCACTACTCGGGGCCTACACCGCTTCAGTAGCTAGCACGTGGAACCCATTTTTAATCACGAGTCAACAAACACAGTCACCACTCCTATTGATACTCATTTTTGCTTCAGCCCTTTGCTCGATGATTATGATTAACATTAGCAATGCTTATACAGGAGGATATAGTCTGCTTAATACATTCCCTTCTCTTGGTCGAGTAAAAAGTGCGGTATTACTAGGTTGTGCCGCTGTTATATTAAGTGGATTCCCTACTTTTGTTAACCAGGCCGAGTCATTCATTTCACTTCTTGGAGCCTTCGTTATCCCGTTATCAGCTGTAATCGTGACTGATTTTATTATTGTGAAAAAAGGAAGATTTACTTCAGCAATGCTCCAGGAATTATCTGAGAAGGCCAATCTCTTGAATCGACCTGGGTTTGTCGCCATTTTAATTGGTCTTATCTTTTACATTATTCTTCCTGCATCCTATTCACCAGGTTTTCTCTCATTTTTCCTAACTGGTGGATGTTATCTCGCTTTTCGTTACTTCCCAGTTCGTTAA
- a CDS encoding DUF3939 domain-containing protein, translating to MAFWNKKSIKNKPQHSIGIIDASLHEIRQAVGAFAEKKRDGISLKVLVKENNKLDSSLLAPHLGGIPSKSFYMSKETFELFEEENRHIPFWIDAVQRAVDAYIRSEKAPPIIEGDPYKKISFFKLERKALLTERPPLDFYFTEQESMVSHRRREK from the coding sequence ATGGCTTTTTGGAATAAAAAAAGCATCAAAAACAAACCGCAACATTCAATCGGGATAATAGATGCAAGCCTTCATGAGATACGACAGGCTGTTGGAGCATTTGCTGAAAAGAAAAGAGATGGGATCTCGTTGAAAGTATTGGTAAAAGAAAATAATAAACTTGATTCTTCTCTCCTTGCTCCCCATCTTGGAGGCATTCCTTCTAAATCATTTTATATGTCAAAAGAGACATTCGAACTCTTCGAAGAGGAAAACCGTCACATTCCTTTTTGGATTGATGCAGTGCAAAGAGCGGTAGATGCATACATTCGTTCTGAAAAAGCACCTCCAATTATTGAAGGAGACCCGTATAAAAAAATTAGTTTTTTTAAGCTAGAGAGAAAAGCTCTTTTAACAGAACGACCGCCACTGGATTTCTATTTTACAGAACAGGAAAGTATGGTTTCACATAGAAGGCGGGAAAAATAA
- a CDS encoding polyamine aminopropyltransferase has protein sequence MSKTLSKSSQLYWASGIVSICGIIFEVLFGALGSYILGDGVKQYTLTISLFLTGMGIGASLSEKVVKNLITRFIAIELLIGLIGGFSSFAVFGITAFAGEEATAIVLYSIILIVGGLTGLELPILIRKANEIGVEMNKSTARVLFSDYAGGLVGGMLFAFYLRPEFGLVKSAFLVAIVNILVAFWMIYSFRKEIVYQGIYVGIAFLLFVLMIGGTLFGEEMAFSFEQRLYKDPIIYSEETSYQKITLTKEQGDLRLYLDGQLQFSSSDEHRYHETLVHIPMAAVKEAEDVLILGGGDGLAVRELLKYDDLKSITVVDLDPEMVKLAKNHHLLTELNEHSLEDKRVDIHNEDAFQYIEKQKKMFDVIISDLPDPNNESLNKLYTWEFYSLLRNHLDVDGALMVQATSPLFAREAYWTIDRTISETGLRTSNYHVEIPSFGNWGFVMATRNPVAQEDLDISVQTDYLSDEMIPSLTVFGKDEDSHMLKDGKKISLEPNTLIRPHLIEKYENAWLYY, from the coding sequence ATGAGCAAGACGTTAAGTAAAAGCAGTCAATTGTACTGGGCTTCAGGAATTGTATCCATTTGCGGTATTATTTTTGAAGTGCTGTTCGGCGCACTGGGTTCTTACATACTCGGAGACGGGGTTAAGCAATACACGTTAACTATTTCGCTCTTTCTAACAGGTATGGGTATTGGCGCATCATTGAGTGAAAAGGTAGTTAAAAACCTGATTACGAGATTCATTGCAATTGAGCTTCTTATTGGCTTAATTGGAGGGTTTTCAAGTTTTGCTGTGTTTGGAATTACAGCTTTTGCGGGAGAAGAAGCAACAGCCATTGTACTCTATTCCATTATTCTCATTGTTGGTGGACTAACTGGCCTTGAATTACCCATTCTTATTCGGAAAGCGAATGAGATTGGCGTTGAAATGAACAAAAGCACGGCCAGGGTGCTCTTCTCTGACTATGCTGGGGGACTTGTAGGAGGAATGTTATTTGCTTTTTACCTTCGTCCGGAATTCGGTCTAGTAAAATCAGCCTTCCTTGTAGCCATTGTAAATATTCTCGTTGCATTTTGGATGATTTATTCATTTAGAAAAGAGATCGTCTATCAAGGAATCTATGTTGGAATAGCCTTTCTTTTGTTTGTACTAATGATTGGTGGGACTTTATTTGGAGAGGAGATGGCGTTCTCGTTTGAGCAGCGCCTATACAAAGACCCCATCATTTACTCTGAGGAAACATCCTATCAGAAAATCACCTTAACGAAGGAGCAGGGAGATCTAAGACTTTATTTAGATGGACAGCTTCAGTTTAGCTCAAGTGATGAACATAGGTACCATGAAACACTTGTGCATATTCCTATGGCTGCTGTTAAAGAAGCGGAGGATGTTCTTATACTTGGCGGTGGAGATGGACTTGCGGTTAGAGAGCTACTTAAATATGACGATCTGAAATCCATTACGGTAGTGGATCTAGATCCGGAAATGGTAAAACTAGCGAAGAATCATCATTTATTAACGGAATTAAATGAGCATTCACTTGAAGATAAACGTGTCGATATTCATAATGAAGATGCATTTCAATACATTGAAAAACAGAAAAAAATGTTTGATGTCATCATATCTGATCTCCCAGATCCAAATAATGAGTCTTTGAATAAGCTTTACACGTGGGAGTTCTACTCTTTATTGCGCAATCATTTAGATGTAGATGGGGCGCTAATGGTGCAGGCGACTAGTCCCTTATTTGCGAGGGAAGCTTATTGGACGATTGATCGAACGATTTCAGAAACTGGACTACGAACGTCAAATTATCACGTTGAAATTCCAAGTTTCGGGAACTGGGGTTTTGTTATGGCAACAAGGAATCCTGTAGCTCAAGAGGACTTGGATATTTCAGTTCAAACCGATTATCTTTCAGACGAGATGATTCCATCTCTTACTGTATTTGGTAAAGATGAGGACAGTCACATGCTGAAGGATGGCAAAAAAATCAGCCTTGAACCTAATACTCTAATTCGCCCTCATTTAATTGAAAAATATGAGAATGCCTGGTTGTATTATTAG
- a CDS encoding fluoride efflux transporter FluC has protein sequence MEWLMIAIGGGVGAWLRYITALMVNRWNTSQFPLATLLVNLIGSFILGMAFGAGDWGTGISTGFLGALTTFSTFMYEAFELGSIKLWLSVTYISISLIGGLLMVAVGYMIMV, from the coding sequence ATGGAGTGGTTAATGATTGCGATCGGTGGAGGTGTAGGGGCATGGCTTCGATATATAACGGCATTAATGGTTAATCGATGGAACACTTCTCAATTCCCGCTAGCCACTCTACTTGTTAACCTCATAGGGAGTTTCATACTAGGGATGGCTTTCGGAGCAGGCGATTGGGGGACTGGGATATCGACTGGATTTCTCGGAGCACTAACGACTTTTTCCACCTTTATGTACGAGGCTTTTGAACTAGGCTCAATAAAGCTTTGGCTTTCTGTCACATATATATCAATTAGCTTAATTGGCGGGTTGTTAATGGTGGCAGTGGGGTATATGATAATGGTGTAA
- a CDS encoding fluoride efflux transporter FluC, with the protein MKNSFAVVLGGAIGATLRAVVGTILNGSPLSTFIVNIVGSIILGFFYQYNQSNNRFSDPAKKMIATGMIGSFTTFSTYSLDLLVYIKDGQFIKMGLYGGGTIVSGILSVYLGVLLAKRTRKVT; encoded by the coding sequence GTGAAGAATAGTTTTGCAGTCGTTTTAGGTGGTGCAATTGGTGCTACACTACGAGCGGTGGTGGGAACCATATTGAATGGCAGTCCCTTATCGACTTTTATAGTAAATATAGTAGGTTCCATTATCCTTGGTTTTTTCTATCAATACAATCAGTCAAACAATCGCTTTTCAGATCCAGCGAAAAAAATGATTGCCACTGGCATGATAGGATCATTTACGACTTTTTCAACCTACTCCCTTGATCTTTTGGTCTACATAAAAGATGGTCAGTTTATTAAGATGGGCCTTTATGGGGGCGGCACTATTGTAAGTGGAATTCTAAGTGTCTACCTTGGAGTCTTATTAGCTAAAAGAACGAGGAAGGTGACGTAA
- the ald gene encoding alanine dehydrogenase has product MHIGVPVEVKNNENRVAMTPAGVLTLTRLGHEVYIEKGAGVGSGFGDDQYLEAGAHLVETAAEAWSKEMVMKVKEPLREEYVYFREGLILFTYLHLAAESELTRALVEKKVIGIAYETVQLPNGSLPLLTPMSEVAGRMAAQIGAQFLEKPKGGLGILLGGVPGVKRGKVTVIGGGVVGTNAAKIAMGLGADVTIMDLSPERMRQLDDIFGTEINTMMSNPLNITEAVKESDLVIGAVLIPGAKAPKLVTEEMIKEMKAGSVIVDVAIDQGGIFETTDRITTHDNPTYTKYDVVHYAVANMPGAVPRTSTIALTNVTVPYAAQLANKGYKKACLENEPLLKGINTMDGFVTYEAVAEAHQLTYENARSLLEK; this is encoded by the coding sequence ATGCATATTGGAGTGCCTGTTGAGGTTAAAAACAATGAGAACCGTGTAGCAATGACCCCTGCTGGAGTACTGACCTTAACGCGGTTAGGTCATGAAGTTTATATCGAAAAAGGAGCGGGCGTTGGATCTGGTTTTGGGGATGATCAGTACCTTGAAGCTGGAGCTCATCTAGTAGAGACGGCCGCTGAAGCGTGGTCGAAGGAAATGGTCATGAAAGTAAAGGAACCACTTCGAGAGGAGTATGTCTACTTTCGTGAGGGTTTGATTTTATTTACATATCTTCATCTTGCTGCAGAATCAGAATTAACCAGGGCTCTTGTAGAAAAAAAAGTTATCGGAATTGCCTATGAAACCGTTCAGTTACCAAATGGCTCGCTACCTCTTTTGACCCCCATGAGTGAAGTTGCTGGTCGGATGGCGGCTCAAATAGGGGCTCAATTTCTTGAGAAACCTAAAGGAGGACTCGGTATTCTCCTGGGCGGGGTCCCTGGGGTTAAAAGAGGTAAAGTAACAGTTATTGGTGGAGGAGTCGTCGGAACGAACGCAGCGAAAATTGCGATGGGGCTTGGTGCCGATGTGACAATTATGGATTTAAGTCCAGAACGAATGCGTCAGCTTGATGACATTTTTGGTACTGAGATTAATACGATGATGTCCAATCCACTTAATATAACAGAAGCCGTGAAAGAATCAGATTTAGTGATTGGTGCAGTGCTTATTCCAGGGGCAAAAGCACCGAAGCTTGTAACAGAAGAGATGATCAAAGAAATGAAGGCGGGCTCTGTTATTGTTGATGTAGCAATTGATCAGGGAGGTATTTTCGAAACAACCGATCGTATCACAACTCATGACAACCCGACATACACAAAGTATGATGTTGTTCATTATGCGGTAGCGAATATGCCTGGAGCTGTTCCGCGTACATCAACCATTGCCTTAACGAATGTGACTGTACCTTATGCCGCTCAGCTTGCGAATAAAGGTTATAAAAAAGCCTGTCTTGAAAATGAACCTTTGCTAAAAGGAATTAATACGATGGACGGATTTGTAACGTACGAAGCAGTAGCTGAAGCCCATCAGCTCACATATGAAAATGCTCGCTCACTCCTTGAAAAATAG